CTAACCAGGTAAATCGTCAGAGATCTTGTGAATTCCATAACCTTAATGTCACCTGTTACGttacttgtaatttattattttattccaggTGAATGGAATAGGACGTCAAGATTTAAGTTCTAAGATCACTGGCGTTACTAATACTATTGCAGAATTGCAATTTGAGGAGGAAGATGAGGCATTGTATGGGAGTAAGGAGCTACCAGAACACGCGTGCAAATACTGCGGTATCCACGACCCCGCCACTGTCGTGATGTGTAACATATGTAACAAGTGGTAAGtaacacaaaaatatcaaaacattgctttattttgatttcaaaCAGTACTATAACCTtagtactaaaatatttaatgtggttattttatagtaatataCAATAAGAACTATACTACTACatgttaaaaaatgaataggAAGAGGTTACTATCTCTGCAGCCTTGACCACTGGTtgcactatttttatataacatgtttaaattcctcaataatgtatttatactTTTGATATATTGTACTCTGTCATGACTATTTAAGACTTCCCTgtctaatgaaaataatatcttcTAGGTTTTGTAATGGTCGTGGCAATACATCTGGGTCTCACATCATCAATCATCTAGTGAGAGCTAAGCATAAGGAAGCTGCGTTACACAGAGATGGGCCTCTTGGGGAAACATTACTGGAGTGCTATTCATGTGGAGCAAGGAATGTTTTTGTTCTGGGTTTCATACCTGCTAAAGCGGACTCTGTTGTTGTATTGCTGTGTCGGTAAGTATATGTTGGTTGcaataattagaaaaataaggAAACTCtgattataaacataaatttgtcttaaaaaatctaaattaccCAATTGATGTGGATTGGGGAAAAAATTTGGGgagattttttatcaatatgatAGTGTAATTAATAGACAAATTCAGTGATTCAAAATCtgctttttactatttttgaaTATCATATAACGCTTGTAACATAAACTACTGTCCAATTTGTTGCATAACAATGAATTAAGTTTGGCAATGATATTTGATCACTTCATGTGTAAAGTTGAATTCAATGCAAACGACTATAACAAACCTATCTAAAGAATTTACACTTTATAAGACTGTAAGCAGAGACTTATTAAAAGAAgacatttttctataaatttaaaaaacaaatattttaatttcagccAACCATGTGCAGCCCAAAGTTCATTGAAAGATATGAACTGGGATCAAGAACAATGGAAACCAttgatttgtaagtttttatattgtaaattacttttctacaaaagattttatattttttaagttataacttttttcaGCCGACCGCGCTTTCTTGTCCTGGCTAGTAAAGGTTCCCTCAGAAACGGAGCAAATGAGGGCACGTCAAGTAAGTCAAACTTATTAACTGTatgtacaatacaaaatacaaaatagtaaatacattaattttgtacttttaataatatttaaatgaagaagCAAGAAAGGTTGTTGAtttatggtatttttttattttaggtgtCACCACAACAAATCGGCCGTCTGGAGGAACTGTGGCGCGACAATGTCGATGCGACATTTCAAGATCTGGAGAAACCTGGAGTAGATGAGGAGCCCCATCAGGTTCTGCTACGGTAAAATAtagaattcaatttttttttactatagaaagagaatatataagcatttaattttaattaagtacagACCAAGCAACTACTATAACATTGTAGGGACCtgtaattttcatttgtaaccCATAGTCCTTTACTCATTGTAGCATTTAGTGGTATTTTAATCTTTGGTTGTCATGACAAAGGTTGATTATATTAAGCAGTTCTTGGTTGTCATAACTGGAAcgtaatttatgttataatttcagATATGAAGATGGTTACCAGtaccaaaatatatttggGCCACTTGTTAAATTAGAAGCGGATTACGACAAAAGGCTGAAGGAGTCGCAGACACAGGAGGGTATTGAAGTACGTTGGGATGTTGGCCTCAATAAGAAGACCATTGCATTCTTCACACTCGCTAAAACTGATAGCGACATGAAACTAATGCATGGAGATGAACTTAGATTGAGGTGTTTATgcaattgaatttatttaattatttagacatttaataaaaaaaaaaattgatatctggtcaataattttacaaatcaatAAAGGCGAAATCTACAGctgtgttatatttatgttaacagATATGTGGGTGAATTGCATAAGACTTGGTCAGGTGTGGGTCATGTCATCAAAGTGCCCGATAACTATGGTGATGATGTGGGTCTGGAACTGAAGAGTGGTGCTGGAGCTCCTTTGGAATGCACATCCAACTTTGTGGTCGACTTCATCTGGAAGAGTACTTCATTTGATCggtttgtataaattttaaatatcttctcacatattttatttctctaatagtaatatttataagaagaCGGTTCATTCTCTCCCCGCATCACTTAACACTCTGTTACACCAAACATTGTGTTCTGCTCTGCAACTCGTACGAAGTTCcaagccgccaagatattcgaaaaatgctataTGAATCGCGCGATTCCTCTACCGAAAAAGCTATtgcgagaaaaatattgttatcgctgttttttttcttcacatTAACGACAGAATGCAACTCGCTCTCCGCAAGTTCGCGGTGGACGAGTCGTCTGTTTCGGGCTACATCTACCGCCGGCTGCTGGGCCACGAGGTGGAGGAGGTGCTGTTCCGCGTTCACCTGCCCAAGCACTTCAGTGCGCCTAACCTACCTGACCTCAACCGATCACAGGTACGAAACTTTATGAAACATTGAATTGTGTCATGTTTAACTGTTTAAAAATCTGTTATCtgttgtacattttaatttgtgcCGCAGGTGTATGCTGTTAAACATGCGCTTCAACGTCCTCTATCGCTGATCCAAGGTCCTCCGGGTACTGGAAAAACTGTGACGTCAGCAACGATCGTGTACCAGCTGGTGCGACAGAGCGGCGGACCGGTGCTCGTGTGCGCGCCTTCCAACACCGCCGTCGACCAGCTCACAGAGAAGATCCACCGCACGGGGCTCAAGGTGGTGCGGCTGTGCGCCAAGTCGCGCGAGGCAATGGAGTCATCGGTTTCCTTCCTGGCGCTGCACGAGCAGGCGCGCGCACTCGGCTCCGCGGATTCGGAGCTGCGCAAACTCACCCGGCTGAAGGAGGAGGCGGGCGAGCTGGCAGCCGGCGACGAGCGTCGCTACCGCGCcctgcgccgcgccgccgaGAGGCGCCTGCTGGACGCCGCGGATGTCGTCTGCACCACCTGCGTGGGCGCCGGAGACCCGCGTGTCGCCCGCATGCGCTTCCAATCCATCCTCATCGACGAGGGTATGCAGTCGACGGAGCCCGAGTGCATGGTGCCCGTCGTGCTCGGCGCCCGGCAGCTCATTCTCGTGGGTGACCACTGCCAGCTGGGACCCGTCGTCATGTGCAAGAAGGCCGCCAAGGCAGGCCTCAGCCAGAGTCTTTTCGAGCGTCTCGTCGTACTCGGCATCCGTCCCTTCCGTCTGGAAGTACAGTATCGTATGCATCCGGAGTTGTCGCGCTTCCCATCCGACTTTTTCTACGAGGGCTCCCTTCAAAACGGCGTGAGTGCAGAAGATAGGAGACTACATAAAATAGATTTCCCGTGGCCGAGACCGGACCGGCCTATGTTCTTCTACGTGACACAGGGTCAGGAAGAGATCGCCGGCTCGGGAACCTCATACCTGAACCGCACCGAGGCCGCTAACGTCGAGAAGTTAACGACACGCTTTCTCAAGGCGGGCGTCCGCCCCGAGCAGATCGGCATCATCACCCCCTACGAGGGCCAGCGCTCGTACCTCGTGCAGCACATGCAGTACCAGGGCAGCCTGCACGCCAAGCTCTACCAGGAAATAGAGGTGGCCAGCGTCGATGCGTTCCAGGGCCGAGAAAAGGATATCATTATAATGTCTTGCGTCCGCTCCAACGAACACCAGGGCATAGGTTTCCTGAGTGACCCGAGACGCTTGAACGTGGCCTTGACTCGCGCCAAGTACGGCCTCATCGTGGTCGGCAACCCTAAAGTTCTGAGCAAGCAACCCCTCTGGAACCATCTGCTCGCGTTCTACAAGGAGCGGCGCGTGCTCACCGAGGGCCCGCTCTCCAACCTCAAGGAGTCCGCGATCCAGTTCGCCAAGCCAAAGAAACTCGTCAACTCGCAGAACCCGGGCTCGCATTTCATGTCGACGTCGATGTTCGACGCGCGCGAGGCCATGGTGCCGGGCTCGGTGTACGATCGCGCGCGGCCGCCGCGGGACCCGCTCGCGTACGTGGGCGCGCCTACGTCCGCGCACGCGGGCGTGCCCCCCGCCGCGTTCCCGCAGCGCGCCGCCAtgcgcgcccgccgccgcccgccgcgcctCTCGCAGGAGCCGCTGTCGCAGCAGCCGCCGCTGTCGCTGTCGCAGGGCGCCTCGCAGCCGGACTTCAGCCAGGAGTCGGCGGCGCCAGACTGCCCCTCGCAGCCGGACGGGCTGCTGTCGCAAGACTCGTCGTACCAGGGCGGATTCCGCGCACGCTGCAGCCAGTACTGAGGGGGACGGAGAGTGCCGCATCAGACCTCACTCCGCGGTGCCGGCGGACGCGCCACTGCCACCGCCGCCGGGCGCGAGGAGCGCGAGGAGCGCAGCGAGCCCACACACGACGCGACACACGACACCCTACGGCTCTGATACAGGGATAGAGATAAGTTCGGGCGACGTTGTCTTGGAAATTGTTTATCGGTTCAAATTAGCGAATGTCGATTCGGTGAAATTGTTAGTTTCGTCAAACATGCCACGGAGTAAGCGTACTTTCATAGATCGTCACCTCAAAGTCTCGGTGTTTCTCAAATGGTCATCTTCTAAATGTTCCATGTGAAATTGTACGAATAAAACTAAGGAAACGGCAATTTGTAATCCATTCATATTTTAGCAATGTACTATCttattttcacattaaaatgaaatagtttCGCCAAtcgatatatattttattcaagtatCAAATATACCCATTTCACTTAGGCATTAAATTGTAtgctagtaaaaaaaactaccgaCTTTCTGACAGAAATTAAGAACTTTTCCAGTGAAAacactgaaaaaaataatcaattgaAATTTCAGACAAAACTGAACTGATTGTCCTTGTTCATCTTTCGAATTTCATGaatgttgaaaaatatttacacaaaaatatacatatatatatatatatatatatatatggatTATATTTTGGAAAATCAATTTGGtctaatttttaatcaataaatattaataataatttaaatgtgtaaTCAATGATCAGCCTGTATACCACTGCTGACACAGCGATCTTTTCCATACATACCTTAAAACTTCGCATATGTGAaagacaataataatttttacatcaactaaaacataaatatttaaaactaacttttactcgcgacttcctctgcgtggaataaaaaagttcctatgtccgtctcctagttttaagctacctccccatcaattttcagctaaataagttcgaccgatcttgagttataaatagtgtaactaacacgactttcttatatatatatatataagatactTTGTGACACAGATGACTTACCGCAGTTGTCCGCTATCCAAACAACAATGTCGTCaacctttcattatctttctGTACACGCATATCGGAATATCGTATTAAAACTctatttttacataacttcatcatatatttttgaaataaaaccattataaatgcgaataagcaacttatatctatataaatattcttCATTACGAgggtatataatatttgtatacgaGATTCCTTAActagttagttataaaaatctattattacttgttagtaaaaaaaaaatgtaacaaaattacttgccagtacaaaaaataatatcaaacttTTTTTAGCCGATTTCaaaaaggaggttatcaattcgactgtacgAAAAATCTTCTTCACATAACTTTGCATAATATAATGTACTTTGATGTTTCTTAAAACCAAAGTTgacaaaattatcataaaaaaataaacaaaggagAAGGAAAAATCAACtaataccaaattttataacatccaaaataaaatataaaaactaacaatactaaaatgttaatacgcacatttttttggtaaaagcGAGTACGTGTGTTTTACtatcacaaaaaataacatattttgcaTATTAAGCAATtacttaaagtatttttttaattttacgccTAAAAGTTTCCTTTTCCTTtgcttaacatttttatatagctttccctgttttttttttaattatgacacaaataaagttaatatggTAAAAACAAGGACGGAACTTGTGTACTTTGCTATTGATAGATAATGCATATAActcattacaaatatttcataacaaagattgtcttaaaaatgaaaaatatacataaagtCAGCAAGACACAGTACCTAAATgtcaatatgtatttatcatttttttttaatttatgttgtatatatcatacatttaaatgcaacaatacacaaaaataaattagcttttttaatagtaattattatttctgcaTCAATTAAACTTTGGCACTAGTCATTGCAACTATAAAGCCAAATTTGTATATGTAAAGGAAGACTTGAAATGtgaagattaaaataaaaattgtaaactagatttatcaaaaaaaaactatgaattaCAACTAATATTTGAgctcttaattaaatatcaaaacttTATGTTTCAATGTGCTTGTTTTTTGAaccacttataaaaaaaagtttacagtTTTTGCAAATTTTAGTTCACTGAACTTtggttacttttaaaataaactttttgcaTGTCTCGAGCAGTAATTGATAAAGAGACATTCTaccaaaatacatattatgtatacaaaaaggaaaaacttattacaaattgtatgctttaaatataaattttcattcatcAATTAAagccaaatatatttttttttgtctttttttaaaagcttcGATATAAAAAATCGTAACCATTAGGAGCAGCCATAATCAGCATTTGATTTGTCACGTCGTGAACAAGAGTCTTCTTTGACCCGACGTGCCAACTCAAATGTACactggttttcattttacTGGGGTAATGGCGGGGGTTGTACGGCTGCGTAAGTGGGGTAATAGGGGGCGAAGTTTGCTGGCCCGGCTATAGTCACATGGTTACTGTCACCCCTGTCTTGTATCGTACGTGCCGCGTACGGAGACTCCTTGTATACAGGCTGAGCTGGaagttatttaatgaaaatatagcaTAAGgtcaaaaacaatataatttttttttataaatacttactcAAAGTAGGATATAGGTTTTGGTAGGGCGGCTGTCCGGGCACTGCGGTGGGCATAACCCATCCCCCGGGCGCCACGCCGCCTGTACCCATCGGCATCTACAATAACCACATAAGACTATaagaaaagtttattaaaaaaataagcctCTACCAAATACAACTCGCAACTAttctaaaaaatcttttaatcagtttactaaaattttaaaaatattcttgtaCTAAGAACATAATCAAatcaaacctggataaacgaggaaacctctataagtTATTGTCCTGTCCCGATAGACAACCTCCACAAGCGAGTAACTCAGGTTAAAgataaacctctataagcgagaaaaacaGCTCAGTCCATTGGACTATCGCTTATCCAGATTATactgtataataaatactaacaTTAGGCTGTCCAGGACTGACAGGTAACACAGCTGGCTGGCCCTGGGTACTTTCAGGCAAGGGCGCGGACGGGATGCTCTGCCCACTCATACCCACAAGTGGGACAGTTCCAATAGTAATGTACTTCTTGTCCTTCATGTTGAAATGCATGAATGGCACCTCACATTCAGCCTGGAATAAACAAAATCAGTGTTTAttgattgaaataaaaattaacaaatacagTGCTGCCACCATTTCTTCAGGTTTTtgtgaatgtgttaaaaacattttgtaaaaaaaaaatagccgacttcaaaaaaaacaatctcaaacaaaatgcactcaaaagtaacataaaaaaacaatttcaaacaaaatgcattcaaaagtaccataaaaaacaatctcaaacaaaacgcactcaaaagtaacataaaaaaacaatttcaaacaaaatgcattcaaaagtaccacaaaaaaacaatctcaaacaaaatgcactaaaaagaaacaaaataatgacatgaaaacttctttctttctttctttcttctctctttcaaaaaccctctaaactctaaagaaattttcttctttcttgtaacatgtctatattgtataattattgttatttcgcagtcggtgtcggccaaagtaaatataatattatacattttatatttgagatgtatgagacagacttacgtttatgtccctacttaggccgaaaccgactccaaaataacaataattatacaatatagacatgttacaagaaagaagaaaatttctttagagtttagagggtttttgaaagagagaagaaagaaagaaagaagttttcatgtcattattttgtttctttttagtgcattttgtttgagattgtttttttgtggtacttttgaatgcattttgtttgaaattgtttttttatgttacttttgagtgcgttttgtttgagattgttttttatggtacttttgaatgcattttgtttgaaattgtttttttatgttacttttgagtgcattttgtttgagattgttttttttgaagtcggctattttttttcttaaaatttttgttttatttcacaatttttagtgaatttgaagttcaattacaaatttccttaatacgtatgaggaaagaaataaagaaaaggactttcctatttaataatatatgtgtgtacttcaattcaaatactaatttagaatgcagcagataaccacttatcctttaaacagtgaaataattatcaaaatcggtatacaaattgaaaattaacgaactaatacatcgtagcgtgcctatAATttagtccagccgcgcgccgcagtagaatttttcgaatgcccgtagtttttaataatttaatatcttccaaactattgatcagaattacatagtttaaaggctaatgtaatctgcaattaatactctagccatcaaacatatttatttggataaggattcatatcgaatataatataatagcgccgtaagcttacgacgctgtttttcgtgtgcattttaatcgaagtttgttcacaataacatggtttttgtgagacatccatagatgatagatatatgccacctaagacttttatttagcaaatttaagggtctataattactccatacatcattttaatgtaggtcatatagtttgacctacgtaagcccagaaagcaaatttgtgctattcattgtaacgcgatgtagcatttttcgtttccgcgtaattttattcttacgatatctcctaaactattagacagaatgatatagtttcaattgcaattataatctacattaaattctcttgataatgaacatgtttatttacataagggttaatactgaacttgaataatagcgtcggaaatagggcatgaatttaattaatgtttcgtaaagaaaacaatggttattgtgagaaaactataaaagatagatatatgctatcgcggacttttatttagcacatttaaagagctacaattcgccatacatcattttgatgtaggtcctatagtttagcctacgtaagcgctgaaagcaaaaatgtccctaattttcgcaacaaattttgaagctatattcaaaatctactagtcttctagttatttaaaaaaaaaaaacaaaaaaatgggacccacctgcaagcacttcctttcgattaaaataattattatcaaaatcggaccaccagggacggagattcgcggtaacacacataaaaaaaaaaaaaattcagtcgaattgataacctccttctttttgaagtcggctaaaaatgtaCAGATAAGAACTAACAGAAAGTAAGATAAAATcctaaagttaa
Above is a window of Papilio machaon chromosome 20, ilPapMach1.1, whole genome shotgun sequence DNA encoding:
- the LOC106718872 gene encoding regulator of nonsense transcripts 1 homolog → MSVDAYGPSSQTLTFLDTEEADLIGADTQGSEFEFTDFTLPSQSQTQASQHDHGLSSSNQVNGIGRQDLSSKITGVTNTIAELQFEEEDEALYGSKELPEHACKYCGIHDPATVVMCNICNKWFCNGRGNTSGSHIINHLVRAKHKEAALHRDGPLGETLLECYSCGARNVFVLGFIPAKADSVVVLLCRQPCAAQSSLKDMNWDQEQWKPLISDRAFLSWLVKVPSETEQMRARQVSPQQIGRLEELWRDNVDATFQDLEKPGVDEEPHQVLLRYEDGYQYQNIFGPLVKLEADYDKRLKESQTQEGIEVRWDVGLNKKTIAFFTLAKTDSDMKLMHGDELRLRYVGELHKTWSGVGHVIKVPDNYGDDVGLELKSGAGAPLECTSNFVVDFIWKSTSFDRMQLALRKFAVDESSVSGYIYRRLLGHEVEEVLFRVHLPKHFSAPNLPDLNRSQVYAVKHALQRPLSLIQGPPGTGKTVTSATIVYQLVRQSGGPVLVCAPSNTAVDQLTEKIHRTGLKVVRLCAKSREAMESSVSFLALHEQARALGSADSELRKLTRLKEEAGELAAGDERRYRALRRAAERRLLDAADVVCTTCVGAGDPRVARMRFQSILIDEGMQSTEPECMVPVVLGARQLILVGDHCQLGPVVMCKKAAKAGLSQSLFERLVVLGIRPFRLEVQYRMHPELSRFPSDFFYEGSLQNGVSAEDRRLHKIDFPWPRPDRPMFFYVTQGQEEIAGSGTSYLNRTEAANVEKLTTRFLKAGVRPEQIGIITPYEGQRSYLVQHMQYQGSLHAKLYQEIEVASVDAFQGREKDIIIMSCVRSNEHQGIGFLSDPRRLNVALTRAKYGLIVVGNPKVLSKQPLWNHLLAFYKERRVLTEGPLSNLKESAIQFAKPKKLVNSQNPGSHFMSTSMFDAREAMVPGSVYDRARPPRDPLAYVGAPTSAHAGVPPAAFPQRAAMRARRRPPRLSQEPLSQQPPLSLSQGASQPDFSQESAAPDCPSQPDGLLSQDSSYQGGFRARCSQY